One genomic region from Campylobacter sp. RM5004 encodes:
- the caiA gene encoding crotonobetainyl-CoA dehydrogenase, whose amino-acid sequence MDFRLNEEQELFVAGIKEYMTSRNWESYFAECDEKHEYPIEWVKGLAELGVDTMLLDEEHGGMGASMVTLTAIWEELGRHGAPTYVLYQLPGFGTILRYGTQEQIDKIFAFRGTGKQMFNSAITEPMAGSDVGSLKTTYTRKDGKIYLNGQKCFITSSLHTPYLIVMARDGSSEKPIYSEFFVDMSKAGIKVTPLDKLGLRMDSCCEITFTDVELEEKDFFGKEGEGFNRVKEEFDAERFLVACTNYGVALCAFEDACKYANVRVQFGEAIGRTQLIQEKVAFMAMKLNSMKNMIYECAWKMDEGIANSGDSAMCKYYCANEAFNVIDTAMQILGGIGVTGHRVGRFWRDLRIDRLSGGSDEMQILTLGRAILKQYR is encoded by the coding sequence ATGGATTTTAGATTAAACGAAGAACAAGAATTATTCGTAGCAGGCATTAAAGAATATATGACTAGTAGAAACTGGGAAAGCTATTTTGCAGAGTGTGATGAAAAACACGAATATCCTATTGAGTGGGTTAAAGGTTTGGCAGAACTTGGCGTTGATACTATGCTTTTAGATGAAGAGCATGGCGGAATGGGTGCAAGTATGGTAACTCTAACTGCTATTTGGGAAGAGCTAGGCAGACACGGCGCACCTACTTATGTATTGTATCAATTGCCAGGATTTGGAACTATCTTAAGATATGGAACACAAGAGCAAATTGATAAAATATTTGCATTCCGCGGAACAGGTAAGCAAATGTTTAATAGTGCTATTACAGAACCTATGGCAGGAAGCGATGTTGGAAGTCTTAAAACAACTTATACAAGAAAAGATGGCAAGATTTATTTAAACGGACAAAAATGCTTTATTACAAGCTCATTACATACTCCTTATTTAATAGTAATGGCAAGAGATGGTTCAAGTGAAAAGCCTATTTATTCTGAGTTTTTTGTAGATATGAGTAAGGCTGGTATTAAAGTAACTCCTCTTGATAAGCTTGGTCTTAGAATGGATAGCTGCTGCGAGATTACATTTACAGATGTAGAACTTGAAGAAAAAGACTTCTTTGGAAAAGAAGGAGAAGGCTTTAATAGAGTTAAAGAAGAATTTGATGCTGAAAGATTTTTAGTTGCTTGCACAAATTATGGCGTAGCTTTATGTGCTTTTGAAGATGCTTGCAAATATGCAAATGTTAGAGTTCAATTTGGCGAAGCTATCGGAAGAACTCAATTAATTCAAGAAAAAGTAGCTTTCATGGCAATGAAACTTAACTCTATGAAAAATATGATTTATGAATGCGCTTGGAAAATGGATGAAGGCATTGCTAATTCAGGAGATAGTGCAATGTGCAAATACTATTGTGCTAATGAAGCGTTTAACGTAATTGATACAGCGATGCAAATTCTTGGTGGAATTGGCGTAACAGGTCATAGAGTAGGAAGATTTTGGAGAGATTTAAGAATAGATAGATTAAGTGGTGGTAGTGATGAAATGCAAATCCTTACACTTGGTCGTGCAATATTAAAACAATACAGATAA
- a CDS encoding RsiV family protein, which translates to MKKILISSVVALSLNAAGFLMIDDNKSAYFTMNEHKDKVEFISAMNIMKDDVCFACNDLISEKIDFNTNKAIGVKYDSISLSTKDETFKIRYLSGDKKEELNLNDFFAQSLNHFGTLQITEDVVYAKNDLTSVRFQLIEDNKGAHPMHFVKFAILDKDSKVITSKNAFKDIDKLKEKITKKIRDFQNKTNHAEKNNKFFGPLEVDNFYFDNLGIVFSYSPYELFSYASGYIKVRLSFDEIKAFLKDDFLKLLKDNKII; encoded by the coding sequence ATGAAAAAGATATTAATTTCAAGTGTAGTTGCTCTGAGCTTAAATGCTGCAGGTTTTTTGATGATAGATGATAATAAGAGCGCTTATTTTACTATGAACGAGCATAAAGATAAGGTTGAGTTTATTAGTGCTATGAATATTATGAAAGATGATGTTTGTTTTGCTTGCAATGATTTAATAAGCGAAAAGATTGACTTTAATACTAATAAAGCAATAGGGGTTAAATACGATAGTATTAGCTTAAGCACTAAAGATGAAACTTTTAAGATTCGTTACTTAAGCGGTGACAAAAAAGAAGAATTAAATTTAAATGATTTTTTCGCACAAAGCTTAAATCATTTTGGAACATTACAAATCACAGAAGATGTTGTATATGCTAAAAACGATTTAACAAGCGTTCGCTTTCAGCTTATTGAAGACAATAAAGGTGCTCATCCTATGCACTTTGTAAAATTTGCAATTTTGGATAAAGATAGTAAAGTAATTACTTCAAAAAACGCATTTAAGGATATAGATAAATTAAAAGAAAAAATTACTAAAAAAATAAGAGATTTCCAAAACAAAACAAATCACGCAGAGAAAAATAATAAATTTTTTGGTCCTTTGGAAGTAGATAATTTTTATTTTGATAATTTAGGTATTGTGTTTTCATATAGCCCTTATGAATTATTTTCATACGCAAGTGGATATATAAAAGTTCGCTTGAGTTTTGATGAAATTAAAGCATTTTTAAAAGATGATTTTTTAAAACTTCTAAAAGATAATAAAATAATCTAA
- the caiT gene encoding L-carnitine/gamma-butyrobetaine antiporter, with the protein MVEKRGIEPKVFFPSLFVVILLGWWVISDLDAANATINKTFDFVTQKFGFLFEWYMVAMLAGFFWLVFGPLSKRKLGDGDPEYSTISWVFMMFASCTSAAIIYWAVLEVYYYSVSMPFGYEKMSYEAMDMGLPYSMFHWGPLPWASYALLTIAFGYFMFVKKMDTIRPSGTLAPAIGEKLANGWLGTIIDNVYVVCLILAMGTSLGLATPIVTECMQWLFGIEHTLMLDATIVSCWVVFNAICVAFGISKGIKIASDIRTYLMIIMLGYVFILGSTTFMLNYFTDSVGIFITNFAKMIFYTDGIRGNGFPQAWTVFYWCWYIVYGISMSIFLARISKGRTIGQLCIGIVAGISASTWIMWGILGGNTMHLMVTKGLDIPAIIEKSGAFRAVIETWATLPMPTVCIFGFFIFAFIATITLINGCAYTLAMSTCKGVKEDEEPPLFIRIGWSILVGVVGVTLLALGGLKPIQTAIIVGGCPLFFVNILIIYAFLKDAKKMNWF; encoded by the coding sequence ATGGTAGAAAAAAGAGGAATAGAACCTAAAGTATTTTTTCCTTCACTTTTTGTGGTAATTCTTTTAGGTTGGTGGGTTATAAGTGATTTAGATGCTGCTAATGCAACTATAAATAAAACCTTTGATTTTGTTACTCAAAAGTTTGGGTTTTTATTTGAATGGTATATGGTAGCTATGTTGGCTGGATTTTTTTGGCTAGTATTTGGACCTTTAAGTAAAAGAAAACTAGGAGATGGAGATCCTGAATACAGCACTATTTCTTGGGTATTTATGATGTTTGCAAGTTGCACTAGTGCGGCTATTATTTATTGGGCTGTTTTAGAAGTTTATTATTATTCTGTTTCTATGCCATTTGGGTATGAAAAAATGAGTTATGAAGCTATGGATATGGGACTTCCGTACTCAATGTTTCACTGGGGACCTTTACCTTGGGCTTCTTATGCACTTTTAACAATTGCATTTGGTTATTTTATGTTTGTTAAAAAAATGGACACTATTCGCCCTTCAGGAACGCTAGCACCTGCAATAGGTGAAAAACTAGCTAATGGTTGGTTAGGAACTATAATTGACAACGTTTATGTAGTTTGCTTAATTTTAGCAATGGGAACTTCACTAGGTCTTGCAACTCCTATTGTAACTGAATGTATGCAATGGTTATTTGGAATAGAGCATACTTTAATGCTAGATGCAACGATAGTTTCATGCTGGGTTGTATTTAACGCAATTTGTGTAGCTTTTGGTATTTCTAAAGGTATTAAAATTGCAAGCGATATTAGAACATATTTAATGATTATTATGCTTGGATATGTGTTTATATTAGGCTCTACTACATTTATGCTTAATTATTTTACTGATAGTGTTGGTATATTTATTACAAACTTTGCAAAAATGATATTTTATACAGATGGTATTCGTGGCAATGGTTTCCCACAAGCTTGGACAGTGTTTTACTGGTGCTGGTATATAGTTTATGGAATTTCAATGAGTATTTTCTTAGCTCGTATTAGTAAAGGTAGAACAATAGGACAGCTTTGTATAGGAATTGTTGCAGGAATTAGTGCTTCAACTTGGATTATGTGGGGTATTTTAGGTGGAAATACAATGCATTTAATGGTAACAAAAGGTCTTGATATCCCTGCAATTATTGAAAAATCAGGAGCTTTTAGAGCTGTAATTGAAACTTGGGCAACACTTCCTATGCCTACTGTTTGTATTTTTGGCTTCTTTATTTTTGCATTCATTGCAACTATTACTTTAATCAACGGATGTGCATATACTCTAGCAATGAGTACTTGCAAAGGTGTAAAAGAAGATGAAGAACCACCTCTATTTATAAGAATAGGTTGGAGTATTTTAGTAGGAGTTGTTGGAGTTACATTGCTAGCACTTGGTGGATTAAAACCTATACAAACAGCAATTATAGTTGGGGGTTGCCCTTTATTTTTCGTAAATATTTTAATTATCTATGCGTTTTTAAAAGACGCTAAAAAAATGAATTGGTTTTAA
- a CDS encoding AMP-binding protein, translated as MQIVSEKNLAHFLELKAKNAKVDDSTLASSLKSLCFVYDECEANYENAYLDNYENFDEYFINNAKLIDGYFQVGQFIKAVNYKQLNDLANQCANYFKELGLKQGDKLGLMVYNSFEFAITFFASFKLGLVLVPINALFAYDDAKYIIDKTKLSYIVLEKEFQDNFKLDINTIIKENLLENIKNKSKEFEIGITNCDDLAMILFTSGTTSKPKGCKLTHYNLLYASHFTSAQIGLRNGDIFATSMPNWHIDLLATAFMPSLRANARFVLFNRFSARRFWQQLVFFKANISEVVPKMIEVIKLQKPFLREDKHSLRFLLYFLNMSDKKYLEFKARFKTDLFTSYGLSESIVGIIGDNHYEEFKFGKLGKVYFGVDVIIADRKDNKLIPLKANEIGEICIKARMGKEIFAGYYEDEEATKEAFCDGYFLTKDLGFYDEEGLFYFYSRNKDLIKINGENVSAIELENKLCEHEAVKNACIIAACDDISCDLIIAIVELNNNEGINYKQDSKDLMSAILDENLKNLKKDILKINNNLTSFKRIRDIVFVKNLPYNHIGKVCKNILGEVYGRI; from the coding sequence ATGCAAATAGTAAGCGAAAAAAACTTAGCTCATTTTTTAGAGTTAAAAGCAAAAAATGCTAAAGTAGATGATTCTACTTTAGCCTCTTCTTTAAAAAGCCTTTGTTTTGTTTATGATGAATGCGAAGCTAATTATGAAAATGCTTATCTTGATAATTACGAAAACTTTGATGAGTATTTTATAAATAATGCAAAATTAATTGATGGTTATTTTCAGGTTGGACAATTTATAAAAGCCGTAAATTACAAACAATTAAACGATTTAGCAAACCAATGTGCTAATTATTTTAAAGAATTAGGCTTAAAGCAAGGGGATAAACTAGGACTAATGGTTTATAACTCTTTTGAGTTTGCAATTACCTTTTTTGCTAGTTTTAAATTAGGTTTAGTTTTAGTTCCTATAAATGCTTTATTTGCTTATGATGATGCTAAATATATAATAGATAAAACTAAATTATCTTACATTGTATTAGAAAAAGAATTTCAAGATAATTTCAAACTTGATATTAATACAATAATTAAAGAAAATTTATTAGAAAATATTAAAAATAAATCAAAAGAATTTGAAATAGGAATTACAAATTGCGATGATTTAGCGATGATATTATTTACTTCAGGAACTACAAGTAAGCCAAAGGGCTGTAAATTAACTCATTATAATTTACTTTATGCAAGTCATTTTACTTCAGCTCAAATAGGCTTAAGAAATGGTGATATTTTTGCAACTTCAATGCCAAATTGGCATATAGATTTATTAGCAACTGCATTTATGCCAAGCCTTAGAGCTAATGCTAGATTTGTTTTATTTAATAGATTTTCTGCTAGAAGATTTTGGCAACAATTAGTATTTTTTAAAGCAAATATCAGCGAAGTTGTTCCAAAAATGATAGAAGTAATAAAATTACAAAAACCATTTTTAAGAGAAGACAAACACAGCCTTAGATTTTTATTATATTTTTTAAATATGAGCGATAAAAAATATCTTGAATTTAAAGCTAGATTTAAAACCGACCTTTTTACTAGCTATGGACTTAGCGAAAGCATAGTTGGAATTATCGGAGATAACCATTATGAAGAATTTAAATTCGGAAAGTTGGGTAAGGTTTATTTTGGCGTAGATGTAATTATTGCGGATAGAAAAGATAATAAATTAATACCTTTAAAAGCTAATGAAATAGGTGAAATTTGTATAAAAGCAAGAATGGGTAAAGAGATTTTTGCAGGTTATTATGAAGATGAAGAAGCTACCAAAGAAGCTTTTTGTGATGGTTATTTTTTAACGAAAGATTTAGGCTTTTATGATGAAGAAGGTTTGTTTTATTTTTATTCAAGAAATAAAGACTTAATCAAAATAAATGGAGAAAATGTTAGCGCTATTGAATTAGAAAATAAATTATGCGAACATGAAGCTGTTAAAAATGCCTGTATTATAGCCGCTTGTGATGATATTAGCTGTGATTTAATTATTGCTATTGTTGAATTAAATAATAACGAAGGCATTAATTATAAACAAGATTCAAAAGATTTAATGAGTGCTATCTTAGATGAGAACTTAAAAAACTTAAAAAAAGACATATTAAAAATCAACAATAATCTTACGAGTTTTAAAAGAATCAGAGATATTGTTTTTGTAAAAAATTTACCTTACAACCACATAGGTAAAGTTTGTAAAAATATTTTAGGAGAAGTTTATGGAAGAATTTGA
- a CDS encoding ferredoxin family protein, with protein sequence MNIDEKLGLNKFNIDEENAHIIVNDIDSSLAKALCDICPANLYKLEENVLKFDYAGCLECGTCKMVSCIYANQKNETTSTMASANNCGKLLKQWKVPNASFGVMYRYG encoded by the coding sequence ATGAATATAGATGAGAAATTAGGACTTAATAAATTTAATATTGATGAAGAAAATGCTCATATCATAGTAAATGATATAGATAGTTCATTAGCAAAAGCATTATGTGATATTTGCCCTGCAAATTTATATAAATTAGAAGAAAATGTTCTTAAATTTGATTATGCCGGTTGTCTTGAATGTGGAACTTGCAAAATGGTATCTTGCATATATGCAAACCAAAAAAATGAAACAACAAGCACAATGGCAAGTGCAAATAACTGCGGAAAATTACTAAAACAATGGAAAGTTCCTAATGCGAGTTTTGGAGTAATGTATAGATACGGATAA
- a CDS encoding FAD-dependent oxidoreductase, producing the protein MEEFDVIVVGGGISGLICAYTLAQKELSVVLFERADIGTKNVSGGRLYAHTLRGIEGLEDFDTACERAIVCEKLGFMDDESTFMMESRTTLSDDKFSNSYSVLQNKFLNYLSNKCEELGVMVASNVLVDDLLVKLENGEIVKSSSLNRALSSNESVVGIKAGEDEMNAKYVVLAEGLNSLLAQSIDLHASNDGNNSFIGKNYALGIKEVIELPVSSRFALNDKEGLAALYAGKASDYLMGGGFLYTNENTISLGCVIGLGRNMNKKSHEIFEDFKNHPSIAPIIKDGKTLEYSAKLVPEGGFNAMSKLGANGVLVVGDAAGFCMNLGYTVRGMDLAIMSAKNAALAISTAINENKNALEAYKVNLEKEGSFLDFKQFNQVGEFLEHNERMFNNYPKELNILMKSLFKIDGKSEPIKAKVMRFVKSIGVINLIKDAWKGSKVL; encoded by the coding sequence ATGGAAGAATTTGATGTGATTGTAGTAGGTGGTGGTATAAGTGGGCTTATTTGTGCTTATACACTAGCTCAAAAAGAATTAAGCGTAGTTTTGTTTGAGCGTGCAGATATAGGGACTAAAAATGTTTCTGGTGGAAGACTTTATGCACATACATTAAGAGGTATTGAAGGATTAGAAGATTTTGATACAGCTTGTGAAAGAGCTATTGTTTGTGAAAAATTAGGCTTTATGGATGATGAAAGCACTTTTATGATGGAGAGTAGAACTACACTTAGTGATGATAAATTTTCAAACTCTTATAGCGTTTTACAAAATAAATTTTTAAATTATCTTTCTAATAAATGCGAAGAATTAGGAGTGATGGTTGCTAGCAATGTTTTAGTAGATGATTTGTTAGTTAAACTAGAAAACGGCGAAATAGTTAAATCAAGTTCATTAAATAGAGCACTTAGTAGTAATGAAAGTGTAGTAGGTATTAAAGCTGGCGAAGATGAAATGAATGCAAAATATGTAGTTTTAGCTGAAGGTTTAAACTCATTGTTAGCACAAAGCATTGATTTACATGCAAGTAATGATGGTAATAATAGCTTTATAGGCAAAAACTATGCTTTAGGGATAAAAGAAGTAATTGAGCTTCCTGTTAGTTCAAGATTTGCTTTAAACGATAAAGAAGGATTAGCAGCGCTTTATGCAGGAAAAGCTAGTGATTATTTAATGGGTGGTGGATTTTTATATACTAATGAAAATACTATTTCTCTTGGTTGTGTTATAGGACTTGGAAGAAATATGAATAAAAAAAGCCATGAAATATTTGAAGATTTCAAAAATCATCCAAGCATTGCTCCTATTATTAAAGATGGAAAAACTTTAGAATATAGTGCAAAATTAGTTCCTGAAGGTGGATTTAATGCGATGAGCAAATTAGGAGCTAATGGTGTTTTGGTAGTAGGAGATGCTGCTGGTTTTTGTATGAATCTTGGCTATACCGTGCGTGGAATGGATTTAGCAATTATGTCAGCAAAAAATGCTGCTCTTGCTATATCAACAGCTATTAATGAGAATAAAAATGCTTTAGAAGCTTATAAAGTTAATTTAGAAAAAGAAGGGTCTTTTTTAGATTTTAAACAATTTAATCAAGTAGGAGAATTTTTAGAGCATAACGAAAGAATGTTTAATAACTATCCAAAAGAATTAAATATCTTAATGAAAAGTCTATTTAAAATAGATGGCAAAAGCGAACCTATAAAAGCAAAAGTTATGAGATTTGTAAAATCAATCGGAGTTATTAATTTAATCAAAGACGCATGGAAAGGAAGCAAGGTATTATGA
- a CDS encoding electron transfer flavoprotein subunit alpha/FixB family protein has translation MKIYVFTNEIDTLKKISNLGNIDTHYCTESIQSIAENQIKFNIANGASINDCAKSIAEDLKNQDVLFITSSANKDLAALVAGYLDAPIVSDVSTIDLSNGVKTTNIVYGGAAIRTSELTGNEKIISLSANYAANENEIALKDVNATTKEISANKVKVLSVNKKVNNDVDLSKAKIIVAVGRGFAQKEDLDLAYKLAEKLGAQIACSRPIAETEKWIDKSRYIGISANIIAPDLYIAIGISGQVQHLVGCVNSKKIVVINKDDKAPFFESADLGIVGDLKEVLKNL, from the coding sequence ATGAAAATTTATGTATTTACAAACGAAATTGATACCTTAAAAAAGATTAGTAATTTAGGTAATATTGACACTCACTATTGCACTGAAAGCATACAAAGTATTGCAGAAAATCAAATTAAGTTTAACATTGCTAATGGTGCTAGCATTAATGATTGTGCAAAAAGCATTGCTGAAGATTTAAAAAATCAAGATGTATTATTTATCACCTCATCAGCTAATAAAGATTTAGCAGCTTTAGTTGCTGGATATTTAGACGCTCCTATTGTTAGTGATGTATCAACTATAGATTTAAGCAATGGGGTAAAAACTACTAATATTGTTTATGGTGGTGCTGCTATTAGAACAAGTGAGCTTACAGGAAATGAAAAAATAATCTCTTTAAGCGCAAACTACGCAGCAAACGAAAACGAAATAGCTTTAAAAGATGTAAATGCAACAACAAAAGAAATCTCAGCTAATAAAGTAAAAGTTTTAAGTGTTAATAAAAAAGTAAATAACGATGTAGATTTAAGTAAAGCAAAAATTATTGTTGCAGTTGGTCGTGGTTTTGCTCAAAAAGAAGATTTAGATTTAGCATATAAATTAGCTGAAAAACTAGGCGCACAAATTGCATGCTCAAGACCTATAGCAGAAACTGAAAAATGGATAGATAAATCTCGCTATATAGGTATTAGCGCAAACATTATTGCACCTGATTTATATATTGCTATAGGTATTAGCGGACAAGTTCAGCATTTAGTAGGTTGTGTAAATTCTAAAAAAATCGTAGTTATCAATAAAGATGACAAAGCACCATTCTTTGAATCTGCAGATTTAGGAATTGTCGGTGATTTAAAAGAAGTTTTAAAAAACTTATAA
- a CDS encoding enoyl-CoA hydratase-related protein codes for MVYFENEGLKCELNDGILIMKINRENKANALNHETSYAMEDVLNRAELDKDVRVIIITGAGPKAFCAGEDLSELSGSGECATVTPHGFGGITNRLSKKPIIAAVNGFAVGGGMEIAMSCDLIIAAENAKFGLTEVKVGLIASTGGLVRLARDIPTKLAMEMMLTGRVIKADEALKYNLINKVVPQDELMNEALELAKTITKNAPLSLEFSKMIFHRAKQMSLEDATAYCDIAYRFIEKTADGIEGPKAFVEKREPVWQGK; via the coding sequence ATGGTTTATTTTGAAAATGAAGGTTTAAAGTGTGAATTAAACGATGGAATTTTAATTATGAAAATTAATCGTGAAAATAAAGCAAACGCACTAAATCACGAAACAAGTTATGCAATGGAAGATGTTTTAAATCGTGCAGAGCTTGATAAAGATGTAAGAGTTATTATAATAACAGGTGCTGGACCAAAAGCATTTTGCGCAGGAGAAGACTTAAGTGAGCTTAGTGGAAGTGGCGAATGTGCTACAGTTACACCACATGGCTTCGGTGGTATTACGAATCGCCTTAGCAAAAAGCCAATCATAGCTGCAGTAAATGGCTTTGCAGTAGGTGGCGGTATGGAAATAGCTATGAGTTGTGATTTAATCATAGCAGCAGAAAATGCTAAATTTGGTTTAACTGAAGTTAAAGTTGGACTTATTGCATCAACTGGCGGTCTTGTAAGACTTGCAAGAGATATCCCTACAAAACTTGCAATGGAAATGATGCTAACAGGTCGTGTAATTAAAGCTGATGAAGCTTTAAAATATAATCTTATTAATAAAGTAGTTCCACAAGATGAGCTCATGAATGAAGCTTTAGAATTAGCTAAGACAATTACAAAAAATGCTCCATTATCACTTGAGTTTTCAAAAATGATTTTCCACAGAGCAAAACAAATGAGCCTTGAAGATGCAACTGCATATTGTGATATAGCATATCGTTTTATAGAAAAAACAGCAGATGGAATTGAAGGTCCTAAAGCCTTCGTTGAAAAGCGTGAGCCTGTTTGGCAAGGAAAATAA
- the caiB gene encoding L-carnitine CoA-transferase: protein MNTPKFGPLSGVRVVFSAIEIAGPFAAQTLAEWGAEVIWIEHSKYADTIRVQPNYPELSRRNLYALSLNIFSEEGKEVFYDLIKTADIFIEASKGPAFASKGITDEVLWSYKKDLVIAHLSGFGQFGDDYHTNLAAYNTIAQAFSGYLIQNGDINQPMPAFPYTADYMVGLTATASCLAALHKAKATGVGESIDVCMYEVMLRVGQYYMMDYFNGGEMCPRMIKGKDPLYAGCGLYKCADGYIVFEVVGGYQVSEIFKDLGIGELIGTEEYPEGIQLISRKTSKAALFEEKLDEYFGKLNVKDALDYLKSKKIAGAKVLEVSELEGNSQYIARNSIITWENEKGKTVKGPNIMPRFKNNPCKVWRAMPGYGKDTKDILSSIGISEERINKLAEDKIINCGK, encoded by the coding sequence ATGAATACACCTAAATTTGGTCCATTAAGTGGGGTAAGAGTAGTTTTCTCAGCTATTGAAATAGCTGGGCCATTTGCGGCACAAACTTTAGCAGAATGGGGAGCTGAAGTTATTTGGATTGAGCATAGTAAATATGCTGATACTATTAGAGTTCAACCAAATTATCCAGAACTTAGTAGAAGGAATTTATATGCACTAAGCCTAAATATTTTTAGCGAAGAAGGCAAAGAAGTTTTTTATGATTTAATAAAAACAGCTGATATTTTTATTGAAGCTAGTAAAGGCCCTGCATTTGCTAGCAAAGGTATAACAGATGAAGTTTTATGGTCTTATAAAAAAGACTTAGTAATAGCACATTTGAGTGGCTTTGGTCAATTTGGTGATGATTATCATACAAACCTTGCAGCTTATAATACAATAGCTCAGGCATTTTCAGGATATTTAATCCAAAATGGAGATATCAATCAACCTATGCCAGCATTCCCTTATACAGCTGATTATATGGTAGGTCTTACTGCGACTGCATCATGCCTTGCAGCACTACATAAAGCAAAAGCAACAGGTGTAGGCGAGAGCATTGATGTTTGTATGTATGAAGTAATGCTTAGGGTTGGACAATACTATATGATGGATTACTTTAATGGCGGAGAAATGTGCCCTAGAATGATTAAAGGAAAAGATCCATTATATGCAGGTTGTGGATTATATAAATGCGCTGATGGTTATATTGTATTTGAAGTAGTTGGTGGCTATCAAGTAAGTGAAATTTTTAAAGACTTAGGCATAGGAGAATTAATAGGCACCGAAGAATATCCAGAAGGTATTCAACTAATTTCAAGAAAAACTAGCAAAGCTGCTTTATTTGAAGAAAAACTTGATGAGTATTTTGGCAAATTAAATGTAAAAGATGCGCTTGATTATTTAAAGAGCAAAAAAATTGCAGGTGCAAAAGTTCTTGAAGTTAGCGAATTAGAAGGCAATTCTCAATATATTGCAAGAAATAGCATTATCACTTGGGAAAATGAAAAAGGTAAAACCGTTAAAGGTCCAAACATTATGCCAAGATTTAAAAACAATCCTTGCAAAGTATGGAGAGCAATGCCAGGCTATGGAAAAGACACTAAAGATATTTTAAGTAGCATTGGTATTAGTGAAGAAAGAATTAATAAACTAGCAGAAGATAAGATTATTAATTGCGGTAAATAA
- a CDS encoding metalloregulator ArsR/SmtB family transcription factor, translating into MTELLKRISALNDETRIALTAFLIKNGPLCVCDMCRSFDMSQSRISRHLKILKEANLLKVKRVGTWAYYESNMDEELNKLIQSLNIETPEFVAEEG; encoded by the coding sequence ATGACAGAATTATTAAAAAGAATTTCAGCACTTAATGATGAGACTAGAATAGCACTTACTGCTTTTTTAATCAAAAATGGACCTTTATGCGTTTGTGATATGTGTAGGTCGTTTGATATGAGTCAATCAAGAATCTCAAGACATTTAAAAATACTGAAAGAAGCTAATTTGTTAAAAGTAAAAAGAGTTGGCACTTGGGCTTATTATGAAAGTAATATGGATGAAGAGCTAAATAAACTTATACAAAGCTTAAACATAGAAACTCCAGAATTTGTTGCAGAAGAAGGATAA